The following nucleotide sequence is from Wolbachia endosymbiont (group E) of Neria commutata.
AATTCATCACTTTTTATGATGATTTCGGTAATATTGATGATGCTCTTTTTGTTGTTGGGAATGAGGAAGAGGTCAGTAATCCCAGGATATCTGCAGACTGCTGTTGAATATATATATGATTTTGTTATTTCAATAATAGAAAATAATACTGGAGCTAATGGACTGAAGCATATTCCATTGATCTTTACAGTTTTTATTTTCATTCTGTCATGTAATTTGGTTGGCATTCTTCCCTATGGTTTTACGGTCACAAGTCATATAATAGTCACATTTGCTTTATCTATGGTGGTTTTTGTATATATAACGATTATTGGATTTAAAGAAAGAGGAGTGGGATTTTTGCGCGTGCTTCTGCCAAAAGGTACTCCATTATGGCTTGCATGGTTAATAGTCATTATTAAGTTATTTGCCTATTTAATAAGACCATTCAGCTTATCAATAAGGTTAGCTGCAAATATGATTGCAGGTCACATAATTATCAAAGTGATAGTTGGGCTGATCATAGATATGAACTTATTCCTGACTCCTTTACCGTTTCTATTTGTGATTGCATTAATAGGAGTTGAGTTATTTGTCGCGGTTTTGCAGGCTTATATATTCACTGTGCTGACATGCGTATATTTATCAGATGCAGTAAAATAATTGACTTTCCTGTGGAGCAGTGTATAATATTAACATTAAGGATTAGTTAAAGGTAATATATGGATTTAGTGGCTCTAAAATTTGTAGCGATTGGTTTAGTTGTTTTTGGAATGCTTGGCGCTGCTTTGGGTATAGCTCATATTTTTTCTGCTATGCTTAATGGAATCGCAAGAAACCCTGAGTCAGAAAACAAAATGAAGGGGTATGTTTATATTGGCGCTGCCATGGTAGAAATAATGGGGTTACTTGCGTTTTTACTTGCAGTATTGTTAATATTTGTTGCTTAAAATATGCCACAACTTGATATATCAACTTTCTTCTCTCAAGTTTTTTGGTTTTTGATTTTTTTTTCTTCGCTTTTTTTTGTAGTAAGTTGCTTGTTTTTACCAAAATTAGATGAAATAATCAACGCTAGAAGTAAAGGGTTATTGGATTCTTTTAATATTTCCCTTCATCTTTTAAAACTTACAGAAGCCCAAATTGCTGAGTATAATGCAGCTTTAAACCAAGCTAGAGTAAAGGCAAAAGCGATCATCGATGATGCACTTGCTCATGTGGAAGAAATGAGAGCTGATGCTCAGATTATATTAGAAGAAGAAAATAAAAAAATGAGCAAGCTTGTTGAAGAGAAAGTAGCAAAATTTAAGTCTGAATATATGGGTGAGTTAAAA
It contains:
- a CDS encoding F0F1 ATP synthase subunit A, whose protein sequence is MALNPLEQFKVYTIIELPRLFGHDINFTNSSLFMMISVILMMLFLLLGMRKRSVIPGYLQTAVEYIYDFVISIIENNTGANGLKHIPLIFTVFIFILSCNLVGILPYGFTVTSHIIVTFALSMVVFVYITIIGFKERGVGFLRVLLPKGTPLWLAWLIVIIKLFAYLIRPFSLSIRLAANMIAGHIIIKVIVGLIIDMNLFLTPLPFLFVIALIGVELFVAVLQAYIFTVLTCVYLSDAVK
- a CDS encoding F0F1 ATP synthase subunit C, which produces MDLVALKFVAIGLVVFGMLGAALGIAHIFSAMLNGIARNPESENKMKGYVYIGAAMVEIMGLLAFLLAVLLIFVA